GTACCGTGCGGCGCTGGACGAGGCGGATCGCCGGTCCCCGAGGTTCTCCGTCGGCCGAGCGTTGCGCGGGTTGGGCGGCAGGTCACCGAGGCGGGACCGGCCAGCCGACCGGCGGGTCCCCGACCTGCCGGAACAGCTGTCGCGCGCCGTCGAGTTGACCACGCGCCACCTCGACGGGTGGCGGATTCTCGCCGAGGACTGGGGTGCCAAGCTGACCTACGTGTTGCAGCCACTCTCCGGCTGGGTACGGGCCCGGGGCACCCCTGAGGAGGAGCGACTCTTCGCCGAGCTGGATGCGACGGGTGGCTTCAGCCAGGCGTACGGCGACATTCTCACCCCCGCTGTCTGCCAGGAGTACGCCACCCTCCTCGCCGACCGTACGAAGGAACTGGGCGTCAATCTCGTCAACCTGAGTCCGATCCTGTCCGACGTGCTGGCACCCGACCAGTGGGTGTTCGTGGATCGCATCCACTTCACCGACGACGGTCACGATTTCGTCGCCCGGACGCTGCTCGAATCCATCTGACCTCCGCCCGTCCGCCATCCGTCTGACATCCGTCCATCGGAGAATTCCATGCTGAAGTCGACGTCGTCGTCCCATGTCATCTACAAGGCGGTCAACGGCACGCCGATCCGGGTCGTGGACGGTGCCGGGGTCTGGCTGACCGACGAGGACGGCAACCGCTACCTGGACACCTGCGGCGGGGTGGCGGTCTCCAGCCTCGGACATCGGCATCCCCGGATCGTCGCGGCGATGCGACGAGAGGCGGACCGCCTCGCCTGGGCGCACGCCGGCAGCTTCACCACCGATGCCGCCGAGGAGCTGGCGGATCTGCTCACGGCGGCGGCACCCGGCCTCGACAAGGTCCAGTTCCTCTCCGGCGGTTCCGAGGCGGTGGAACTCGCCCTGAAGATCGCGTACCAGTACCACTGGGAGCGGGGCGAACCTCGGCGGACGACCGTCATCGCCCGGCGGCAGAACTACCACGGCAGCACCCTGGCCACCCTGGCGGTCTCCGGGAACGTCCAGCGTCGGTCGATCTTCGAGCCGATGCTACGACCCACCGAGTTCGTGTCCCCGTGCTACGCCTACCGAGATCAGCGTCCGGGCGAATCACCGGAGCAGTACGCGGAGCGCCTTGCCGCCGAACTGGAGGAGCGGATCGTCCGGCTCGGCCCGGACACCGTCGCCGCGTTCATCGCCGAAACCGTCGTCGGGTCGACCGCCGGCGCGGTCGCCCCCGTCGCCGGCTACTTCCGCCGGATCGCGCAGGTGTGCCGCACGTACGGGGTGCTGCTGATCCTGGACGAGGTGATGGCCGGCATGGGACGTACGGGCCTGCCCTACGCCTATCTGGCCGACGACGTCGCGCCGGACATCGTCGTGGTCGGCAAGGGGTTGGCCGCCGGATACCAGCCGATCTCCGCGATCGCCGTCACCGCCGACGTCCACGCGGCACTGGCCGCCGGCTCCGGCGTGCTGCGCAACGGCCAGACGCACGTCAACCACCCGTTCGCCTGCGCGATCGCACTTGAGGTGCAGCGGACGATCATCGACGACGACCTGCTCACCAACGTCTTCACCCGGGGCCGGCAACTACGCCGCCAGCTCACCGAGGCCTTCGCCGACGTGGACTGGGTCGGCGACGTACGTGGTCGGGGTCTGTTCGTCGGCGTCGAGTTCGTGGCCGACCGCCGGACCAAGGCACCGCTGCCGGAGGGCGACCGGTTCGCCGCCGTCCTGAAACAGCAGGCGCTGCGCCGTGGACTGCTCATCTACCCGGCGGCCGGGACGATTGACGGGGTGGTGGGCAATCATGTGCTGTTCGCCCCGCCCTTCATCGCCACCGAGTCGGACATCGCCGAGATGGTCGACAGGTTCGTCGCGGTGGCCCACGACTGCGTCGAGGAGTTGTCCAAGACATGAGCGTTGACCCTGTCGAACGGATGCTCACCTTCACCGGCTCGCTGGTGGCCCTGATTACCCCGTTCAACCAGGACGGCAGCATCGACTACGGCGCGTTGTCGGACCTCGTGGCCCGACACGAGCACCAAGGCACCGCCGGGCTGTTCTTTCTCGGTGTGGCCGGCGAAGGATCGACCTTGGACGACGCCGAGTTCACGGACTTCGTCCGGACCGTGTTGAGCGCGGACCGTCGCCTGCCGCACTTCATCGGCTGCACCGGCCACTCCACGGCGGATGCGATCCGCCGGGTGGCGACCGCCGCCGAGTACGGGGCCGACGGGGCCATCCTGACCGTACCGGCCAACATGGGCCCGGATCAGACCCAGGCGGCCCGCTACTTCCTCGACGTCGCCGACGCCAGCACCATTCCGATCGGGACGTTCAACAATCCGGCCCGGCTGTTGACGGACCTGGACACCGCCACCATGCGGACGATCCTGGCCCATCCCCGGATCGTCCTGCACAAGGAGGGATCTCCCCGGACCGGCCAGATCGGCGAGCTGCTGGCCGAGCGCACCCAGGTGTGCTTCCTTGCCGACGACAGCCCAGACCAGGACATCATGGTCACCTCGCTGGCGCTGGGCGCCCGGGGCATCGCCAACGCGAGCGGCAACCTGCTGCCCCGCGAACTCGCCATCCTCGCCCAGCCGTGGGAGCCGGCGACGCACGCCAGGGACCTCGACTCCTTCCGGGCGCTGTACTTCCGTACCCTGCCGGTGATCAAGTTCCTGTACAGCCGGCGCAGCCCGATCGCGATCAAGTCGATGATGCGGGCGGTGGGGCTGCCGGCGGGACACCTGCGGGCACCGTTGACCCCTATGGACGGTACGGAGGTCGCTGCGGGGTTGGCCGTTCTACGGCAGTATGTGGACTCGTGCCGGGAGCTGGGTCTGACCACTCCGACGGCGACACTGTCGATCTAGGGGCGTCGCCCGGCGGTCCGATCTACGATCGTCGGCCCGGCGACCCGGCGACCCGGCTATCTACTCTGGAGGGCACGTGGCGCACATCGTCTTCGTGGACAGCGGACCGACCGGCCTCGCGGCGCTGGAAACCGCCAAGGACCTCGGCCACGACGTCACGTTCGTGCAGGCCCGGGACCTGTCCACCCTACGGCTGACCTCGACCCCGGCCGAGCACGTCGCGGCGGCGCTGGCGCACGCCGACCGTACTGTCACCGTCGACACCCTCGACGACGACCTCGTCGACGAGGTCGTCCGGATTCACGCGGCCACGCCGGTGGACGCCGTACTCACCACTTCCGAGCTCGCCGTACTGCCGACCGCGCGGGCGGCCGAGGCGATCGGGGTCCGCGGCACCGCCCCCGACCGGCTGCGCCGGGCGGTCCGCAAGGACGAATGTCGGGACGCGCTGCGTGCCGCCGGGATCCGCTCGGCCCGACACGCGGCGGTGACCGACCTGACCCAGGCGCTGCTGGCGGCGGACGGGATCGGATATCCGCTGGTGGTCAAGCCGAGTCGTGCCACGGCGAAGGAATCGGCCGCGATCGTGCACTCGGAGGCGCAGCTGCGGACCTACTTTGACGGGCTGCGGCGGGAACGCCAGGCGCGGGACAGCGCGTTGGAGGCGTTCATCGGCCCGCGACTGGTGATGGAGAGCTATCTCGACGGGGTGCTGTACTCGGCCGAGATCCTGGGCAACGGCGGCGACATCCGCGTCATGATGCTGACCCGGCGGGAACGGGCCGCGCACAACCAGCTCTTCGAGGTCGCGGCCGTCATGCCCGGGGGCCTGTCCGACGCGCAGGCCGCCGACGTCGACGACTATCTGCGGACGATGTTCAGTTCCCTGGGTCTGACGGTCGGCATGTATCACGTCGAATTCATCATGACCGCCGCCGGTCCGGTACTCGTCGAGATCAACGCGCGGATGATGGGCGGGATGTCGCCGGTGGTCTTCGCGCACGTCACCGGCGCGGATCCGTTCGAACTGTTGATTCGGGAGCAGTTGGGCGAAGCACACGAGGTGCCGGCACCGCCGTACCGGACGGCGGGGATCGTGGTGGCGGTCGGCAGCGTCGCCGGGGGTGTCGTCCCGCTGGGCGCGGTGGAGCGCGTCGAGCAGATCACCAAGGCGTACGAGCCGTTGAGATCGTCGCTGCGGCTGCGCGCCGGGCAGCGGATCGCGCGGCTGGCGGGTAACTACACCGTGCTGGGATACTTCTGCCTCGCGGCCACTTCCACCGACGAGGCGCGTGCTCGTGGCCTGGAGTTGCTTTCGGATTTGGAGGACGCGGTGGGACTCGAACTGGCGAAGTACCCGACCTCTGCATGAAGCCGTGGCGTGGCGACACCCGTACCACCCTGCTGCCGGCGCTCGTCTGGACGGTGAACGCCAGTTCGGTGTCGGCGAACGTGGCCGTCTACCTGTACTGCGCGCACGTCGTCCTGCGGCAGACCGGTTCGGTTTTTCTGAGCAGTCTGGTGTTCTCGGCACAGTGGGTGCTGCCGATCGTGCTGGGTGCCTTCGTACCGCGGATCAACGCGCGGTGGTCGTCGCGGTCGGTGATCGCGGTGGCGGTGCTGCTGGAACTGCTGGTGCTCGTCGCCCTTCCGGGCGTACGGATGTCGATCGTGCCGTTCGTGATCGCGCTCGTCCTGGGCGGCCTCGAACTGGTCGTCAAGGTGACCCGGCTGGTGCTGCTCAAGGAGTGCTCGGCACCGGACCTGCTGAGCCGGCACGTGGCGGTCACGTCGACCGGGCAGTTCGTCGGCGCGGCGTTCGGCGGTGTGGTGTTCGCGTTATTCGTGTCCCGGCCGTTGGCTGCCCTCGCGGTGGCGTTGCTCGTGCTGTACCTGACGGCGTTGACCTGCGCGGTGCTGCTTCCGGTGCCGGCCGGGTCGGGGGGTGCGCGGCGGGGCGCCGACGACCGGCGTGGCTCGATCCGGATGGCGGTGGTCGCGATGGCGGCCGACGGTCTGCTGGTGCGTGGACTGGTCGGCCTGGTGGCGGTCAGCGGGCTGCTGCAGGGCTTCCACAACGTGGCGAGGGTGGATCTGCCCGGCAGCGCGTGGGGTGCCGGTGACGCCGGCGTCGGGCTGTTGCAGGCGGTCGCCGCCGGGGCGACCGTGCTGGGGGCGTTCGCCTTCTCCGCCCGGCCGAAACTCTTCGCTCGGACCGGGCCGCTGCTGGCGGCCACCGTCGTCAGCGTTGTCACGATGTGTGCCGCGACGCTGCCTCAAGGGCTCGGACCAGGACTCGTCGTCTACGGCGTCTACATCGTGTTCTTCGAGATCTGCTTCATGAGTTACCAGGCGGTCGTCGCGCAGCGGTCGAGTGTCGAGGCGATCTCGTCGATCGTCTCGGTGCAGTTCATTATGGTCAACGTGGCGTTGGCCGTTCTGATCACCGCCGGTGGTCTGCTCGCCGAGGTGGCGGGGATCGGCGTCACGGCGGTCGTCTTCGGCGCGGCGTGCCTGCTGCTGTCGGTGTGGTGTGCGCGGCGGCCCGCCGAGACGGAGGTGGGGCGGCGGTCGGAGGTGCCGACCGTGCCGACCGCCACCTGACGATGCTGGCACCCGGAGCTGTCTCGACGATCAAGATCCGATCATAAGCCAATTGAAGTGATCGTTTGCCGAATATGCCCGTCAACCAGTCAAAAATGGTCGGCTGCGAAATGGGTGCGTGGCGACTTGGTGGCCCTGTCTCGCCGTCCTGTGTAGTATCGATGTTCATGGTTCGATGAACGCGTCGGGTCGAAGTGTCGGGTTGAAGTGTCGGGTTGAAATTGTCAGTTGTCAGTTGGCCGGTGATTGTCGAGTATGCGGGGATCGCGATGCGTATCACGCTTCTGGGCCCTGTCCACGTCACGATGGACGGCGTTCGGGTAGATGTGGGACCCTCCAAGCAGCGAGCCGTGCTGGCGATTCTCGCCTTGGCCGCGAACTCCGTGGTCTCCACCGACCAACTCATCGCACGGATCTGGGGCGAGTGTCCACCGCGACGGGCGCGGAACGTGCTGGCGACGTACGTCACCCGACTCCGGCGAGCCCTCCGCGTGGCCTGCGACGGCGGTGAAGCGCAGCTGGTGCACCGCCGTAACGGCTACTCGATGGAATGTTCCCCGGAGATCGTCGACCTGTTCCGTTTTCGACGTGTCGTCCAAGACGCCGCCCTCGCGGATGGTTCCCAATTGGCGTTCCGACTGATGTCCTCCGCGCTCGACGGCTGGCAGGTGAGGGCGCTGTCCGACATCGGCGGAGAATGGTTCTCCATCACTCGACGCGGACTACAGTACGAGCGCAGAGATGCGCTCGTGCACTTTGCTGATCTTGGTGTCGAAATCGGCGAATACGGACGCGTCGTCCGATGTCTCGATGCCTATCTGACCGACGAGCCGTTCGACGAATTGATGATACAAAAGGCAATGGTGTGCCTGCACCTGTCCGGCCACACCGCCCGCGCTCTGGAGATCTACGCCGAGACCCACCGACGTTTCGTCGACGTCCTGGGCTTCGAACCCGGCGACGACCTTCGCCGTACGCAGCATCAACTGCTGTGTCGAGCTGGTGTCCTGACGGAGCCGGCACATCGATCCCGCCGCCCGTAGCGCCGACTACCCCCCCGCGCCCGTAGCGCCGACTACCGCAGCGACCAAGTCTGCTTGGGGTTGGCCACGCAGTACCAGATGTTCAGCGGCGCGCCGACCCCGTGACCGTCCACGTCCAGGCACTTGTTCGTCGACGTACTGACGATCATGCCGTTGTTCAGTCGCCATCCCTGAGCCGGGTTGCCGCTACAGTAGGCGACCTGCACGGGGGTGCCGTCCGCACTGGCGCCCCAGGCGACGTCCATGCAGAGACCGTTGGCCCGGATGGTGCCGTCGCCGCGTACCTCCCACCACTGGGTCTTGTCCTCCGTACACCGTTGCAGGGTGAGCCGGGCACCGTCGCCGGTCGTACCGGCGCTGACACAGAGCCCGGTCTCCTTGCCGACCAGCTGGCGCGCGTTGGCGGGCCGGACCGGTGCCGGTGGCGGGGTGGGCTTCGGCGCCGAGGTGGTGGCAGCCGGCGGGTTCGCGGGCGGATCGGCTGGCGGGTTCGCGGGCGGATTCACCGGCGCGGCGGCGGGCGGCGACGACGGTACGGCCGGCGACGGCGTCGCCCCCGGAGTCGGCGACCCGGACGGGGTGGGCGACACCGACGGGGTCGGCGAACCGGTGGGCTCGACCGCCAGCCGGGCATCGGCACCGTAGAACTCGGTGAACCGCCCGACCGCCGTCAACAAGGTCCGCGTCTCGTCGTCGATGGCACCGTCCGCCTCCCGCAGCGCGGTAGGGCCGAGGTGGTACGCGGCGAGCGCCAGCAGGTACGGATCCTCGCCGGCCGCCGCACCGGATTCCTCGATCAGTCCGCACATCGCGGCGCCGAGGGCCGGGACGGCGGCCGTCGGCTCCCACGGGGTCGCCTCGGCCGGACCGTACCTCTGCCACACCTCGGACTGGAACTGCGCGATGCCCTGCCGGTCACCCGGTCCGAGCAGATTGGCGTCGAAACCCGACGACGCCATCAGCTGCCCCGCCACCGCTGCCGGCGTGACCTGGGGGCAGATCGATCCCGCTTGGACGATCAGCGCGACGAGCTCCGCTGGCACGGCCTTCGGCTGCCGGGCCGGGCCGGGCGGTGGCTGACCGTCGCCGGCCCCGCCGAACTGGGGCAGTTTGCCGTAGTAGGCCGCGTAGCCACTGGCCGAGCCGACGTACGTGATCGCGCCGTCCGGCACGCCGTTGCTCCGCTCGACCTCGCCGAGCTCGGTGTGGAAGGCGGCGAGCGCCAGCCACCAGGGGTCGCCCGGCACTTCGGCCGCCCGCAGCTTCCCACTCAGCTGGCACATCTGGCGGGCCAGCGCGACGATGTTCGCCGCCGCGTCGTCGCGGCGGGCGTCGGGCCAGGGTGCCCAGTCGCGCCAGTCCTTGTCGTCGAGGCCGGCGATGCCCTGCCCGCCGGAGGTGGTGCGGGTCGCCGACGGATCCAGCCCGGACTCCGCCATCAACTGGCCGGCGAGGCGGGCCGGGGTGAGCATCGGGCAGGCACGGGAGGCGTACATGATGGTCGACAGCTGATCGTCGGCGACCGGACGCCCGGTCAGATCGTCGTCGCGC
The sequence above is a segment of the Solwaraspora sp. WMMD406 genome. Coding sequences within it:
- a CDS encoding BTAD domain-containing putative transcriptional regulator, translated to MIVEYAGIAMRITLLGPVHVTMDGVRVDVGPSKQRAVLAILALAANSVVSTDQLIARIWGECPPRRARNVLATYVTRLRRALRVACDGGEAQLVHRRNGYSMECSPEIVDLFRFRRVVQDAALADGSQLAFRLMSSALDGWQVRALSDIGGEWFSITRRGLQYERRDALVHFADLGVEIGEYGRVVRCLDAYLTDEPFDELMIQKAMVCLHLSGHTARALEIYAETHRRFVDVLGFEPGDDLRRTQHQLLCRAGVLTEPAHRSRRP
- a CDS encoding Inducer of phenazine A; the encoded protein is MSARSELTPQMLAYDEKFADDGAVRWLPHLIYFHPPNHRSPVVNTDAAGFRFSRRGNHSYSVADCADLESVRLIAGSSTVFGIGASSDAWTLASRMSVHDQRDQPWVNFGGRSFNSTQELLLVTLYRHLLPRVAEIVLFSGFNNLGLARMPESAVEEHGAFFMYHRYRAALDEADRRSPRFSVGRALRGLGGRSPRRDRPADRRVPDLPEQLSRAVELTTRHLDGWRILAEDWGAKLTYVLQPLSGWVRARGTPEEERLFAELDATGGFSQAYGDILTPAVCQEYATLLADRTKELGVNLVNLSPILSDVLAPDQWVFVDRIHFTDDGHDFVARTLLESI
- a CDS encoding aspartate aminotransferase family protein — encoded protein: MLKSTSSSHVIYKAVNGTPIRVVDGAGVWLTDEDGNRYLDTCGGVAVSSLGHRHPRIVAAMRREADRLAWAHAGSFTTDAAEELADLLTAAAPGLDKVQFLSGGSEAVELALKIAYQYHWERGEPRRTTVIARRQNYHGSTLATLAVSGNVQRRSIFEPMLRPTEFVSPCYAYRDQRPGESPEQYAERLAAELEERIVRLGPDTVAAFIAETVVGSTAGAVAPVAGYFRRIAQVCRTYGVLLILDEVMAGMGRTGLPYAYLADDVAPDIVVVGKGLAAGYQPISAIAVTADVHAALAAGSGVLRNGQTHVNHPFACAIALEVQRTIIDDDLLTNVFTRGRQLRRQLTEAFADVDWVGDVRGRGLFVGVEFVADRRTKAPLPEGDRFAAVLKQQALRRGLLIYPAAGTIDGVVGNHVLFAPPFIATESDIAEMVDRFVAVAHDCVEELSKT
- a CDS encoding dihydrodipicolinate synthase family protein, which produces MSVDPVERMLTFTGSLVALITPFNQDGSIDYGALSDLVARHEHQGTAGLFFLGVAGEGSTLDDAEFTDFVRTVLSADRRLPHFIGCTGHSTADAIRRVATAAEYGADGAILTVPANMGPDQTQAARYFLDVADASTIPIGTFNNPARLLTDLDTATMRTILAHPRIVLHKEGSPRTGQIGELLAERTQVCFLADDSPDQDIMVTSLALGARGIANASGNLLPRELAILAQPWEPATHARDLDSFRALYFRTLPVIKFLYSRRSPIAIKSMMRAVGLPAGHLRAPLTPMDGTEVAAGLAVLRQYVDSCRELGLTTPTATLSI
- a CDS encoding ATP-grasp domain-containing protein, which produces MAHIVFVDSGPTGLAALETAKDLGHDVTFVQARDLSTLRLTSTPAEHVAAALAHADRTVTVDTLDDDLVDEVVRIHAATPVDAVLTTSELAVLPTARAAEAIGVRGTAPDRLRRAVRKDECRDALRAAGIRSARHAAVTDLTQALLAADGIGYPLVVKPSRATAKESAAIVHSEAQLRTYFDGLRRERQARDSALEAFIGPRLVMESYLDGVLYSAEILGNGGDIRVMMLTRRERAAHNQLFEVAAVMPGGLSDAQAADVDDYLRTMFSSLGLTVGMYHVEFIMTAAGPVLVEINARMMGGMSPVVFAHVTGADPFELLIREQLGEAHEVPAPPYRTAGIVVAVGSVAGGVVPLGAVERVEQITKAYEPLRSSLRLRAGQRIARLAGNYTVLGYFCLAATSTDEARARGLELLSDLEDAVGLELAKYPTSA
- a CDS encoding ricin-type beta-trefoil lectin domain protein, which encodes MFAHVQRIQRRFGALRRRTAAAIFAGMAVLCLVVATIGWGIAAARDDDLTGRPVADDQLSTIMYASRACPMLTPARLAGQLMAESGLDPSATRTTSGGQGIAGLDDKDWRDWAPWPDARRDDAAANIVALARQMCQLSGKLRAAEVPGDPWWLALAAFHTELGEVERSNGVPDGAITYVGSASGYAAYYGKLPQFGGAGDGQPPPGPARQPKAVPAELVALIVQAGSICPQVTPAAVAGQLMASSGFDANLLGPGDRQGIAQFQSEVWQRYGPAEATPWEPTAAVPALGAAMCGLIEESGAAAGEDPYLLALAAYHLGPTALREADGAIDDETRTLLTAVGRFTEFYGADARLAVEPTGSPTPSVSPTPSGSPTPGATPSPAVPSSPPAAAPVNPPANPPADPPANPPAATTSAPKPTPPPAPVRPANARQLVGKETGLCVSAGTTGDGARLTLQRCTEDKTQWWEVRGDGTIRANGLCMDVAWGASADGTPVQVAYCSGNPAQGWRLNNGMIVSTSTNKCLDVDGHGVGAPLNIWYCVANPKQTWSLR